ATTTTCCATCCAGATTTGGACTTCTATTTTGTTATCCGGGCAGGGGGTCGCAACGCCTGTAACGCCCTTATCTATCCGGAACTTCTTCCAGCGTGCTGTGCCGGAAATGGTATTTGCGTTAAACTTGACATAAGCGATAGACTGTCCCATTCTTACCGGCGTATTGCCGTTGGTCAACATCGTCCAGGCTGTAGTAGTAACATTAGTAAATCCCGGAATATCGTTTACGGTAATGGTGATTGTCTTGGAATTAAATAATGTTTTAGCCGTGGCGGTAAAGGTGACCGTGTAATTCCCGGATTGTGTATAAGAAGGCGTCCATGAAAATACGCCGCTGGTTGAGTTTAAAGTCGAGCCGGTTGGAGTTGCGGTCATGGTATACGTTATTGGGTCGCCGTCAGGGTCTGTGGCAGAAAGCGTAAAGGTTAACAACTGGTTTTCATTTATGCTCTTGTTTCCCGGCGAAGTAAGAACCGGGGATCTGTCATACGCTATATACCAATCGGATAGGGTCGGGGACTGGGAGTTATCCGTTGTCGAAAAATTAGCCCTGAGTTTTATGCCGATAATATTGGTAAATGCGGCTGGGTAGGTGGCTTTAAGGTCTGTGCCATAAGGTAAATTCGCCGCTAATACAGTATCATTTGATGAAGAAAGGACGTCTACGGTTAAAATCGTATTTGCCGGTGTCGTTTTGGTATAAGTCACGATTCCCCAGTAACCCACCCCAGCCGGGGCAATGGCGGCTGAGGTGTAACTGCCTGGCGATGCGAAACCAATAACTTTACAGCGATAGTAATCGGTAGTAGTGCCGCCTCTAAATCCATAGATAAAATCTCCTGAGCCGGTATAAACTAATGAGCCTCCGTCAGAGATGGTTCCCGGTGCTGCGGTCATTGTTACCCACGAATTACTTGAAATGGAATAACGATAGAAAGTGGTATTAAGCTCCCCTCTAAACGCATAGATATAATTTCCGCCAGCCGAGACTAATGCGCTACCATCATTAGCGATGGTTCCCGGCACCGCAGTCATTGTTGCCCATGAATTACCTGAGATGGAATAGCGATAGAAAGCGGTAGAAAGTTCACCTTTAAACGCGTAGATAAAATCTCCTGAACCGGGATAGGCTAATGCACCTCCATAACCAATGGTTCCCGGCGCCCCGGTCATTGTTGACCATGAATTGCCTGAAATGGAATAACGATAGAATATATCAGTTTGGTCACCTCTGAACCCATAGATAAAATTTCCGCCGGTCGAAACCAATGAACCACCCTCATTAATACCACCAGGTGCCGAGGCCTTTGTAGTCCATGAATTGCCCGAGATGGAATAACAATAAAAATTAACTTGACCACCACCTCTAAGCGCGTAGATAAAATCTCCTGAGCCGGGATAGGCTAATGCGCCTCCATAACCAATGGCTCCCGGAGGCTGTGCCATTGTTGACCATGAATTACCTGAAATAGAATAACGATAGAATTCACCAGTGACGCCACCTCTGAACCCATAGATAAAATCGCCGCCGGTAGATACCAATGCGCCGCCTTGGGAGATGTTTGCCGGCGCCGCGGCCATTGTTGACCAAGTAACAGAATCAAGCGCAGTTTTGCTTAAAATAACCTCAGCCGAGCCGGTGGTGGTCGTGGTATTGGAGAATGTGCCGGTGATAAAAGTGGTTTCGGACCAGGAATCCGCCCCGACTTGTCGGGGCGCAAATACTCCCGAAAGGAGAAGCCCAAGTAGGATTAACATCGGGATCCCGATGCGTTGCCACGTTAGATTCTTCATTCGGGACAATGACCAAATCCCAACGACCAAACAAATTACCAATGTTGCGCCGTACTGTTTTCGTGTTATCATGTTTTTCCTCCTCCTTTGCGCCTTAGCGGTTAATATCTGTATTTAATGTATAGCAAATATCGTGCCAAGATTTCGTGGGAATTGACGGAAAATGATAGGCTATCCAATATGTTTAACTAAAGGAGTTAGAACAAGACGACTTGTAAAAGCAAAATCAATATTTAGGCGATGGTGTGGACAAAATCCACACTGGTTACTTTTTGGTAACAATCTTTAAGCTAATGTTAAAGCGTTTTATCTTACGGTGTAAACCGGCACGGTCGCATCCTAATTGTTGGGCCGTTTGGGTTATATTACCATTACAACTTTTAATCGTTTCTATAATGGCGTTTCGTTCCATTTCTTTAAGGGTTAATACATCCTTAACTGTAGGGGCAGAGGCAGGCAGGCAGGTGCGGATTTGATCAGATAACATCGATTCTTCAATAAGTTTCACATCGGGATATAAAACGTATATTCGTTTTATTTCGTTTTCAAGCTCGCGGATATTGCCGGGCCAGGGGTAGGCGGAGAAGAGGGAAAGGGCGGAAGGAGAGACGAGAGATGAGGGACGACCATATTTTTGTAGAAAATGCTGGGCGAGGAGATGGATATCATCCTTTCGGTCGCGGAGGGGAGGAAGATTTATCACTATCGTATTGATACGGTAAAACAGGTATTCCCTGAAGAGTTTTCGCTTAACCATTTGTTCAATATCCTGATTGCTGGCAAAAATAAAGCGGGTGTCAACCGGAATAGGTTTTTGTCCACCCACCCTCCAGAGAAGTTTTTCTTCCAAAATACGCAAGAGCTTTTGCTGCATTGATGGGGACATATTGGCGATTTCATCTATAAACAATGTTCCGCCAGAAGTAAGCTCTATATAACCTTTTTTCTCTTCAATAGCGCCGGTAAAAGCCCCTTTGGTATGGCCGAAAAGGGTGCTTTCGATAAGTGTGTCAGGCATTGCTCCGCAATTAAAAGGAAGGTAGATTTTGTTTACACGACGGCTATTATTATGTATGGCGTTGGCAATAAGTTCTTTTCCGGTTCCTGTTTCTCCCTGGATTAAAACCGGCATATCCGTAGGAGAAATCTTTTCCATAAGATGATAAATTTCTTGCATTGCGGGAGAATTGCCAACAATGGTATATTTAGTAGCCGACTTTTCATAACGGGAAAGAAGGGTTTCAGTAAGAATGCGCGGGATACGGGATTCGCGATGCTGGGAGTTTGGCAATTGGCGGAAGAGTTGTTCAAATTCCTTGTTTTTTTCATAAAGCCAGGCTGCATCAAGTTTAGTTAAAAGTGGTTTTATCATCTTTTCCATAACCGAAGATTTTTCCGGAAGGTTATTCATCATATAGCATCTGCTTAACAGTAACGCCGATTCGCAGATAAACTCGTTCTTCTTCAAACGCCGGGCGTTTTTCAAGATATCCTGCAATATATAGATGGCGTTTTTTAAACGCCCTTCTGATAAATCAATTACTGCCAGATGCATATTAGCGGCAAGCATCCCATGAGGATAATTAACTTCATTGCTAATTCTGATGCATTCACGGAAAGATTGTTTTGCCTCGCTGTATTTTTCTATGGCTATTTGATATTCTCCTTTGAGATGATGATAATCTATTGAAAACAGCTGGTCGGCGGAAGTAGATGAAGATAATACCAGATAAGAAGCCATTTTTTCTTCCAGAATCTGGCGTGTTTTCTCCAGCTCGTTTTTTTCCAGATAACAATAGCCCAAGCTGATGAGAGTTTTTCGGTAGATCATCGGGGATATCCGACCGCCATGTTTTTGGAAGTATTGTTCTATTTTCTGGAGATGAATTAATGCTTGATTGGTGTTTTTAATGATACGGAGGATATCGCCTATTAACAGCAAGGGATAGGTTGTTTCAACCGGGGGCAACGAATGCCTTAAGGCAATTGAATATGCTTTGTAATAGCTATTCAATGCATTGGAGTATTCTGACAATCTATAATAAATAGAGCCTAATTTGCTATACAGAAAATATTCTTCGTTTGGTGAGCATGAGAGGGAAGAAAGTTTCTTTAGAGCAATTTCCCCGTATCGTT
This sequence is a window from Planctomycetota bacterium. Protein-coding genes within it:
- a CDS encoding putative Ig domain-containing protein, encoding MITRKQYGATLVICLVVGIWSLSRMKNLTWQRIGIPMLILLGLLLSGVFAPRQVGADSWSETTFITGTFSNTTTTTGSAEVILSKTALDSVTWSTMAAAPANISQGGALVSTGGDFIYGFRGGVTGEFYRYSISGNSWSTMAQPPGAIGYGGALAYPGSGDFIYALRGGGQVNFYCYSISGNSWTTKASAPGGINEGGSLVSTGGNFIYGFRGDQTDIFYRYSISGNSWSTMTGAPGTIGYGGALAYPGSGDFIYAFKGELSTAFYRYSISGNSWATMTAVPGTIANDGSALVSAGGNYIYAFRGELNTTFYRYSISSNSWVTMTAAPGTISDGGSLVYTGSGDFIYGFRGGTTTDYYRCKVIGFASPGSYTSAAIAPAGVGYWGIVTYTKTTPANTILTVDVLSSSNDTVLAANLPYGTDLKATYPAAFTNIIGIKLRANFSTTDNSQSPTLSDWYIAYDRSPVLTSPGNKSINENQLLTFTLSATDPDGDPITYTMTATPTGSTLNSTSGVFSWTPSYTQSGNYTVTFTATAKTLFNSKTITITVNDIPGFTNVTTTAWTMLTNGNTPVRMGQSIAYVKFNANTISGTARWKKFRIDKGVTGVATPCPDNKIEVQIWMEN
- a CDS encoding sigma 54-interacting transcriptional regulator; this encodes MPKRKSLLVVTPTKRGNLSNYLENIKSALDKKDLVKAKRYGEIALKKLSSLSCSPNEEYFLYSKLGSIYYRLSEYSNALNSYYKAYSIALRHSLPPVETTYPLLLIGDILRIIKNTNQALIHLQKIEQYFQKHGGRISPMIYRKTLISLGYCYLEKNELEKTRQILEEKMASYLVLSSSTSADQLFSIDYHHLKGEYQIAIEKYSEAKQSFRECIRISNEVNYPHGMLAANMHLAVIDLSEGRLKNAIYILQDILKNARRLKKNEFICESALLLSRCYMMNNLPEKSSVMEKMIKPLLTKLDAAWLYEKNKEFEQLFRQLPNSQHRESRIPRILTETLLSRYEKSATKYTIVGNSPAMQEIYHLMEKISPTDMPVLIQGETGTGKELIANAIHNNSRRVNKIYLPFNCGAMPDTLIESTLFGHTKGAFTGAIEEKKGYIELTSGGTLFIDEIANMSPSMQQKLLRILEEKLLWRVGGQKPIPVDTRFIFASNQDIEQMVKRKLFREYLFYRINTIVINLPPLRDRKDDIHLLAQHFLQKYGRPSSLVSPSALSLFSAYPWPGNIRELENEIKRIYVLYPDVKLIEESMLSDQIRTCLPASAPTVKDVLTLKEMERNAIIETIKSCNGNITQTAQQLGCDRAGLHRKIKRFNISLKIVTKK